The Claveliimonas bilis genome window below encodes:
- a CDS encoding SufB/SufD family protein: MTLLDKITEKVLKQIDSSSGFKQEGAYNLRENGVSLCHGDTEHIKIKRKEDKPGIDVYIDGSAKGEQVHIPVVVSTSGMVDIVYNDFYIADGADVTIVAGCGIHNSGCNETRHDGIHAFHVGKGANVRYEEKHYGEGEGTGARVLNPVTKIYMEEDSVFTLDTVQIKGVDSTQRETEVTMGAGARLYVLEKLMTHDEQKAESNMAVYMKGEGSSAQIISRSVAKGGSVQVFHPRAVGEAKCQAHIQCDSIIMDHARVQSIPEIDARHLDAAIIHEAAIGRINNEQLIKLRTFGMTEEEAEGVIVEAFLN, encoded by the coding sequence ATGACATTGTTGGATAAGATTACAGAAAAAGTACTGAAACAGATAGACAGCAGTTCCGGATTTAAGCAGGAGGGAGCCTACAATCTCCGGGAAAACGGAGTGTCGCTCTGTCACGGAGATACAGAACACATTAAGATCAAAAGGAAAGAGGATAAACCTGGAATAGATGTCTATATTGACGGTTCTGCAAAAGGGGAGCAGGTGCATATCCCTGTTGTTGTAAGTACGTCCGGAATGGTAGATATTGTGTACAATGATTTCTATATTGCAGACGGCGCAGATGTGACTATCGTGGCCGGATGCGGGATCCATAACAGCGGATGCAATGAAACACGGCACGACGGCATCCACGCATTTCACGTAGGAAAGGGTGCGAATGTACGTTATGAGGAGAAGCATTACGGCGAAGGGGAAGGAACCGGAGCAAGAGTGCTCAATCCGGTGACAAAGATTTATATGGAAGAAGATTCTGTTTTTACATTAGATACAGTGCAGATCAAAGGAGTGGATTCTACACAGCGTGAGACAGAAGTGACAATGGGGGCAGGAGCACGTCTTTATGTTTTGGAAAAGCTGATGACTCACGACGAACAGAAAGCGGAATCCAATATGGCCGTCTATATGAAGGGAGAAGGAAGCTCTGCCCAGATTATTTCCCGGTCTGTGGCAAAGGGCGGTTCTGTGCAGGTATTTCATCCAAGGGCTGTCGGAGAAGCCAAATGCCAGGCACATATCCAGTGTGATTCCATTATTATGGATCACGCCAGAGTACAGTCCATTCCGGAAATTGATGCCCGCCATCTGGATGCAGCGATCATCCATGAGGCGGCTATCGGAAGGATCAACAATGAACAGCTGATCAAGCTTCGGACATTCGGAATGACTGAGGAGGAAGCGGAAGGAGTCATTGTAGAGGCGTTTCTTAACTGA
- a CDS encoding heavy-metal-associated domain-containing protein — protein MTNIIVIIILAVVIGSAVSYLIKAKRNGVKCVGCPAGGSCSAAKMKKKKLDGPVIGKKTIEITGMHCEHCAMSVTKALNQIDGVRADVSLSKGRAVISYDREVAEEVLKNTVEKAGYKVLGIS, from the coding sequence ATGACGAATATTATTGTGATCATTATTCTGGCGGTTGTTATCGGCAGCGCGGTTTCGTATCTGATCAAAGCGAAAAGAAACGGTGTGAAATGTGTCGGATGCCCGGCGGGAGGAAGCTGCTCTGCTGCTAAGATGAAAAAGAAGAAGCTGGACGGTCCGGTGATTGGAAAAAAGACAATAGAAATTACCGGAATGCATTGTGAACATTGTGCGATGAGCGTGACGAAAGCATTAAACCAGATTGACGGCGTCCGGGCTGATGTCAGCCTGTCCAAAGGCAGAGCAGTCATTTCCTATGACCGGGAAGTTGCGGAAGAAGTTTTGAAAAACACAGTGGAAAAGGCGGGCTACAAGGTTTTGGGGATCTCTTAG
- a CDS encoding potassium channel family protein has translation MKKRKTTATYGVIGLGRFGTALAVTLAQSDNEVIVIDREESTIREMRQYTEYAFVSDDLSMETLEEAGIQNCDVVIVCIGEKVDVSVLTTMSVIEMGVPRVIAKALSAEQGAVLKKLGAEVVYPERDMALRLGRRLLSGNFLEYVSLDDSVEIRQIRISGKLAGRSIEEIKLRQKHGLNIIAIERENKTIIEFEPEYRLDESDIIVVIGKVDNINNFERNI, from the coding sequence ATGAAGAAAAGAAAAACAACAGCTACATATGGAGTGATCGGACTGGGACGGTTTGGAACAGCTCTGGCTGTTACACTGGCGCAGTCGGATAATGAAGTGATCGTGATCGACAGAGAAGAAAGTACGATCAGAGAGATGAGGCAATATACAGAGTATGCGTTTGTATCGGATGATCTTAGCATGGAAACTCTGGAAGAGGCGGGGATCCAGAATTGTGATGTGGTAATTGTCTGCATCGGAGAAAAAGTAGATGTCAGCGTCCTGACTACAATGAGTGTCATTGAAATGGGTGTGCCTCGTGTGATCGCAAAGGCTCTTTCAGCAGAACAGGGAGCGGTATTGAAGAAATTGGGGGCTGAAGTAGTATACCCGGAAAGAGATATGGCGCTTCGTCTGGGGAGAAGACTTTTGTCAGGTAATTTTTTGGAGTATGTTTCTCTGGATGACAGTGTGGAGATTCGCCAGATCAGGATTTCCGGAAAACTGGCAGGCCGCAGTATAGAAGAGATAAAGCTGCGTCAGAAGCACGGATTGAATATTATTGCGATTGAGAGAGAAAATAAAACAATCATTGAATTTGAGCCGGAATATCGACTGGATGAGTCAGATATTATTGTAGTAATCGGGAAAGTTGATAATATTAACAACTTTGAGAGAAATATATAA
- a CDS encoding ABC transporter ATP-binding protein — MLEVKNLTFKVNENGVERSIVKDISFTVENGEMLVITGPNGGGKSTLAKVLMGIEKADAGQILLDGEDISEYDIDHRAKAGIGFAFQQPPRFKGMTVNKLLSLAAGETLPEHVCCKMLSGVGLCAKEYLNREIDGTLSGGEMKRLEIATVLAKSHKLCIFDEPEAGIDLWSFSMLVQQFERIHKKKDQMLMLISHQERIIRMADRIMVIEDGTIKKIGPREEVLPTLLTDGAGCACMEQEM, encoded by the coding sequence ATGCTGGAAGTAAAGAACTTAACATTTAAGGTCAATGAAAATGGCGTAGAGAGGAGCATTGTAAAGGACATCAGTTTCACAGTGGAGAATGGAGAGATGCTGGTGATCACAGGCCCGAACGGCGGAGGAAAATCTACGCTTGCCAAGGTTCTGATGGGGATTGAGAAAGCGGACGCGGGACAGATCCTTCTGGATGGCGAGGATATTTCCGAATACGATATCGATCATCGTGCCAAAGCGGGAATCGGATTTGCTTTTCAGCAGCCGCCAAGATTTAAGGGGATGACGGTAAATAAACTTCTTTCTTTGGCGGCAGGCGAGACATTGCCGGAGCACGTTTGCTGTAAAATGTTAAGTGGAGTGGGACTGTGCGCGAAAGAATATCTGAACCGGGAAATTGACGGGACTTTGTCCGGAGGAGAGATGAAACGTCTGGAGATCGCGACAGTGCTTGCAAAAAGTCATAAGCTCTGTATTTTTGACGAGCCGGAGGCCGGCATTGATCTTTGGAGCTTTTCCATGCTTGTACAGCAGTTTGAGAGAATCCATAAAAAGAAAGATCAAATGCTGATGCTGATTTCCCATCAGGAGAGAATTATACGGATGGCAGACAGGATCATGGTGATTGAAGATGGAACGATCAAAAAGATCGGGCCAAGAGAAGAAGTTCTTCCGACACTTTTGACAGATGGAGCCGGTTGTGCCTGCATGGAACAGGAAATGTAA
- a CDS encoding TrkH family potassium uptake protein, which translates to MNNDSFFRRQPPGRLITAGFAAVILVGALLLCMPFSVRSGAEVSFIDALFTSTSAVCVTGLIAIDTADHFTAFGQGLVAVLIQIGGLGVSSVGVGLMLAAGKRVSIKSRLLVKEALNIDNYRGIVRLVKAVLFMTVSFEAVGALLSFLVFSRDYEPLHAAGISIFHSVAAFNNSGFDILGGLRNLIPYQENILLNFTTSFLILAGGLGFLVILDIGRHRRFKLLSFHSKIVIVTSAVLVAAGMFLLKWTEDISWLGAFFQSVSARTAGFSTYPIGTFSNAGLFVLCILMFIGASPGSTGGGIKTSTFFVMIQAARSACTKRNVSAFHREISQKNVSKACMITVLSITVVCIATFFMCILEPDCSFIQIFFEVVSAFGTVGLSTGITPELCTAGKLVIISVMFIGRLGAFTLLTMWISRPESAIRYSEESIAIG; encoded by the coding sequence TTGAATAATGACAGTTTTTTTCGGCGGCAGCCTCCGGGCCGCCTTATTACTGCAGGCTTTGCAGCGGTGATCCTTGTCGGGGCGCTGCTTCTTTGTATGCCGTTTTCTGTCAGAAGCGGGGCAGAAGTTTCTTTTATTGACGCTTTGTTTACATCTACCAGTGCAGTCTGCGTGACCGGACTGATCGCTATAGATACGGCGGATCATTTTACGGCATTCGGACAGGGGCTTGTGGCCGTTCTGATCCAGATAGGAGGTCTGGGCGTAAGTTCCGTAGGTGTAGGTCTGATGCTGGCTGCCGGCAAACGAGTGAGTATCAAGAGCAGGCTTTTGGTAAAGGAAGCTTTGAATATTGATAATTATCGGGGGATCGTACGTTTGGTTAAGGCGGTGCTGTTTATGACAGTGAGTTTTGAAGCGGTGGGAGCGCTGCTTAGTTTTCTTGTCTTTTCACGGGATTATGAACCGCTTCATGCAGCCGGGATCAGCATTTTTCATTCAGTGGCTGCCTTTAATAATTCCGGATTTGATATTTTGGGAGGATTAAGAAATCTGATTCCTTATCAGGAAAATATTCTGCTGAATTTCACTACCAGTTTTCTGATCCTGGCAGGAGGGCTCGGCTTCCTTGTAATCTTGGATATTGGGCGGCATCGCCGTTTTAAACTATTATCATTTCATTCCAAGATCGTGATTGTTACCAGTGCAGTGTTGGTGGCGGCAGGAATGTTTCTTTTAAAGTGGACAGAAGATATTTCATGGCTTGGAGCGTTTTTTCAGAGCGTTTCGGCGAGGACAGCAGGCTTTTCTACGTATCCTATCGGTACTTTCAGCAATGCAGGCTTGTTTGTACTTTGTATCCTTATGTTTATAGGGGCCTCTCCGGGATCGACAGGAGGAGGAATAAAAACCAGTACGTTTTTTGTTATGATACAGGCAGCAAGAAGTGCATGTACGAAACGAAATGTCAGCGCTTTTCACAGAGAAATCTCTCAGAAAAACGTTTCTAAAGCATGTATGATCACCGTTCTGTCTATAACAGTTGTCTGCATCGCTACATTTTTCATGTGCATATTGGAACCGGACTGCAGCTTTATCCAGATATTTTTTGAGGTAGTTTCCGCTTTCGGTACAGTGGGTCTGTCCACTGGCATTACGCCGGAACTTTGTACGGCGGGCAAGCTGGTGATCATTTCGGTCATGTTTATCGGAAGACTGGGAGCATTCACCTTACTGACTATGTGGATCAGTCGTCCGGAATCTGCAATACGCTATTCCGAAGAAAGCATTGCTATCGGATAA
- a CDS encoding DUF47 domain-containing protein, which produces MSKKQDLFYFENFIECTELSCRAAHFLKETLTDFRSDEMEKNLDLLHAIEHEADEKKHQMTDKLAKAFITPIEREDIVSLSYNIDELTDKIEEVFIRIYINNIREIREDALKMLDLIIKCSEEVRCLLQEFADFRHSKKLKESIIQINFYEEQTDKAYIDSMRRLHTEENDVRDVIAWREIYTYLEKCADECEHIADVVESVVMKNS; this is translated from the coding sequence ATGTCAAAGAAACAGGATTTATTTTATTTTGAAAATTTTATAGAGTGTACGGAGCTTTCCTGCAGGGCGGCACATTTTCTGAAGGAAACTTTAACAGATTTCCGGTCGGATGAGATGGAGAAAAATCTGGATCTTCTTCATGCTATAGAGCATGAGGCAGATGAAAAAAAACATCAGATGACGGACAAGCTGGCAAAAGCGTTTATCACACCGATCGAGAGAGAAGATATTGTCTCTCTTAGCTATAATATTGATGAGCTGACGGATAAGATTGAAGAAGTCTTTATCAGGATTTACATCAACAATATCAGAGAGATAAGGGAAGACGCGTTGAAAATGCTGGATCTCATTATCAAGTGCAGCGAGGAGGTGCGCTGCCTTTTACAGGAGTTTGCAGATTTCAGGCATTCCAAAAAATTAAAAGAAAGTATTATACAGATCAATTTCTATGAGGAGCAGACAGATAAAGCATATATTGACAGTATGAGAAGGCTTCACACAGAAGAAAATGATGTGAGGGATGTGATTGCCTGGAGGGAAATTTATACTTATCTGGAGAAATGTGCAGATGAATGCGAGCATATTGCAGATGTAGTGGAAAGTGTAGTGATGAAAAATTCATAA
- the yfcE gene encoding phosphodiesterase → MKILIASDIHGSAYYCRLLLERYREEKADKLLLLGDILYHGPRNDLPRDYAPKEVLAMLNEIKEEILCVRGNCDTEVDQMVLEFPILAEYCILYDEGRMIFATHGHQHNVKNPPMLKRGDILLHGHTHVPVLEEFGGKYYINPGSVSIPKENSPHSYMILENGSFTWKTVEEGEEYRYAGSKELNI, encoded by the coding sequence ATGAAGATTCTGATTGCATCAGATATACATGGCAGCGCGTATTACTGCAGGCTTTTGTTGGAACGGTACCGTGAGGAAAAAGCGGACAAGCTGCTTCTTCTCGGTGATATCCTCTATCATGGCCCGAGAAATGACCTGCCCAGGGATTATGCTCCCAAGGAAGTACTTGCTATGCTGAACGAAATAAAAGAAGAAATTCTCTGTGTCAGAGGAAACTGCGACACAGAGGTGGATCAGATGGTGCTGGAATTTCCCATTCTTGCAGAGTATTGTATTCTGTATGATGAGGGCAGAATGATCTTTGCCACTCACGGACATCAGCATAATGTAAAGAATCCTCCCATGCTGAAAAGAGGAGATATTCTCCTGCACGGCCACACTCACGTGCCGGTATTGGAAGAATTTGGCGGGAAATACTACATCAATCCGGGTTCCGTATCTATTCCGAAGGAGAACAGTCCGCACAGCTATATGATACTTGAGAATGGAAGTTTTACCTGGAAAACGGTGGAAGAAGGAGAGGAATACAGATATGCTGGAAGTAAAGAACTTAACATTTAA
- a CDS encoding inorganic phosphate transporter produces MEISFGYFWTGITGSPVLAVTILLTLGVIFVNGWTDAPNAIATCVATRCLRARTAIWMSAFFNFLGVFVMTQINSSVASTISNMVDFGNQTHEALIGLCAALLSIVIYSVGASCFGIPTSESHSLIAGLSGAAIAIHHGVEGINGAEWIKVIYGLVLSLALGFATGWIICRLITVLFRNMERSRANRFFGGAQIVGAAAMSFMHGAQDGQKFIGVLFLGIAFYNGSSSVSGMEIPVWLMLLCSIVMAMGTSVGGEKIIKSVGMDMVKLDRYQGFSADLAGALCLLYSSLFGIPVSTTHTKTSAIMGVGAVKRLSAINFNIVKEMMLTWVFTFPGCGLISFIMAKLFMVIL; encoded by the coding sequence ATGGAAATTTCATTTGGATACTTCTGGACGGGAATCACAGGAAGTCCTGTGCTGGCAGTGACGATACTGCTTACATTAGGAGTTATTTTTGTAAATGGCTGGACAGATGCTCCCAATGCGATCGCAACCTGTGTGGCAACCCGGTGTCTTCGGGCAAGGACAGCGATATGGATGAGTGCATTTTTTAATTTTCTTGGGGTATTTGTGATGACCCAGATCAACAGTTCAGTAGCATCAACGATCAGTAATATGGTGGATTTCGGTAACCAGACTCATGAGGCTCTCATCGGGCTGTGTGCTGCACTTTTGTCTATAGTGATATATAGTGTGGGAGCTTCCTGTTTCGGTATACCTACCAGTGAAAGCCACAGTCTGATTGCCGGACTTTCAGGTGCGGCGATCGCCATTCACCATGGAGTGGAAGGGATCAACGGTGCAGAGTGGATCAAGGTCATATACGGTCTGGTACTCAGTCTTGCTTTGGGATTTGCTACAGGGTGGATCATATGCAGACTGATCACGGTATTGTTCCGGAATATGGAAAGAAGCCGGGCAAATCGTTTTTTCGGCGGCGCACAGATTGTAGGAGCTGCAGCCATGAGCTTTATGCACGGGGCGCAAGACGGACAGAAGTTTATCGGTGTTCTGTTTCTGGGGATTGCGTTTTACAATGGCAGTTCATCGGTAAGCGGGATGGAGATACCGGTGTGGCTTATGCTCCTTTGCAGTATTGTTATGGCAATGGGAACAAGTGTAGGCGGAGAGAAAATTATTAAATCAGTAGGAATGGATATGGTGAAGCTGGACAGATACCAGGGCTTTTCGGCAGACCTTGCAGGGGCGCTGTGTCTTTTGTATTCCAGTCTGTTTGGAATCCCGGTATCCACGACCCACACAAAAACAAGTGCGATTATGGGTGTGGGCGCAGTAAAACGTCTGTCTGCCATTAATTTCAATATTGTAAAGGAGATGATGCTGACCTGGGTATTTACCTTCCCGGGATGCGGCTTGATCAGCTTTATAATGGCAAAACTATTTATGGTGATTTTATAG